Proteins co-encoded in one Chaetodon auriga isolate fChaAug3 chromosome 9, fChaAug3.hap1, whole genome shotgun sequence genomic window:
- the apln gene encoding apelin isoform X2 produces METPCRSSPGDAQGPMASTEHGRELEEAATVRKMVQQNPARGGQTHRPAGWKRRRPRPRLSHKGPMPF; encoded by the exons ATGGAAACACCCTGCCGGTCCTCACCTGGGGACGCACAGG GTCCCATGGCCTCCACGGAGCATGGCAGAGAGCTGGAAGAGGCGGCTACGGTGAGGAAAATGGTCCAGCAAAACCCTGCGAGGGGCGGTCAGACCCACAGACCAGCCGGCTGGAAGAGGAGACGCCCACGGCCACGTCTTTCCCACAAGGGGCCCATGCCGTTCTAG
- the apln gene encoding apelin isoform X1, whose translation MNVKILTLVIVLLVSLLCSASAGPMASTEHGRELEEAATVRKMVQQNPARGGQTHRPAGWKRRRPRPRLSHKGPMPF comes from the exons ATGAATGTGAAGATCCTGACGCTGGTGATTGTGCTCttggtgtctctgctgtgttctgCCAGTGCTG GTCCCATGGCCTCCACGGAGCATGGCAGAGAGCTGGAAGAGGCGGCTACGGTGAGGAAAATGGTCCAGCAAAACCCTGCGAGGGGCGGTCAGACCCACAGACCAGCCGGCTGGAAGAGGAGACGCCCACGGCCACGTCTTTCCCACAAGGGGCCCATGCCGTTCTAG